tacaGGTTACGAgttagtcattattttcattcatatacgggtgtgataaaatatatttagataattataaaacaacgtaatcagcgttattttttaaaatacaatattctgaataatagcaaacatcgaggactgttgatgaaattagtatatatatatagatatgtaactaacattgataaataatagttgGTTAGCTCAAATAATGACTTCAGTCAGTTTCTGGACATGTTGTAGGAAGTCGTGAGTTAAGCTTAAAACACATATAAATCAGGGAATTCTCAGTCAAACTTAAAAATTTTTGCATCAGTCGATGTgggaattttgtatttatattttaaggGAGTGGTTCCAATTAACTATTTGACctcaaaatagaaaattatttctGTTGCATTTAGATTAAAAATGTTGGTATATTCGGATAGATTTCGACATAAGAAAGCTAAATGTCGTTATCattaaaatttgttgaatagtttttgaaaaatttgaatttgaaatttattttttttcatcgttttttgaAAACCAAAAATGTTAATACCATTCAATTGGTATTTCAGAGACGCATTCAACAATACTTTACTCGATAAGATTGGATTTCTAGAAAAGAAATtgagaatttagaaatttgcaaataaatggggttagAAAACTAGTTACGCGTATTGAAAATACTAGGGTCTCATCGGTTATCACAATTTTATGctttcaatattgttttttttgttgcattCAAATACATTTGACTATAATGAGTGCATTACACGTGCTTTACACCTTTTCTAAGCAAAGGAACTCGAAAATATCGATTTATGATGGTGAGGTCTCGCAAACGCAATTTTcgccataattattaagttgtcttgcgataatttattgtattagcaattgaaagtatttatatgagcagGATATACCTATACCTAGTATTTTGGTACTTCATACTATTAAATCAAACCATCACCTGAATTATTGCCCCTTccttaaaaaaatatagttaaCATATCGGGAACGAGAAGAGGAATTGGTGACGTATGAAAACTCAAATTCCCGCAGAATTAAGTCCAATTGACCGGCCTAGTACGGCAATAAACTTTTCCTAtttaatgcaatatttcttgttgttatgaCCGTGAGTTTGCATAATTATGTAATTAAAACGGGAGAACAAAGGGAATGAACGTGGAAAAAGAAATAACTTGGCATCTGCATGGGTTAATTGACCTGCGGTGTATAAACTGGCCCATAATCCGCATAATGGACGATAAGataattgatgaaaacaaaataaatgagatGAATATAGAATCGGGTGAGCTAACAAAATCACAAGTGAGGTTAAAAGCGCACAGATTTCCGATGGAAAGGTATTGTTAAAAGGTTATTACGCGCTCGCTCACCTATTATTCCATATTCTTTCAATTGTGAGTTACCACGATAAagatatctaaaaaaatatacgaaaaaaaaacagaatgtaAAAACAAAGTAATACAACGGGGACGTAGCCAGgtggtgtttttttttgtattatacaTAACAATTTATCATAGGTCGAAAAGCTTTTTATATCCCAGAGACTCCATGAGAACACACGTTTTCCGGCGTTTGGTCGAGCCCGCTAGTTGTTTCGATTTAACAtggcaaatagaaatttcagaacccccctcGAAAATTTCTGAATACTCCCCTGTAACACGATATCAGCATCGACGacatatacatattttttgcgtcTTATGCAAGTTCAGTAACAAGTTGTATCTCAGTTGTTATCACTGAAATAATCACTGAAACTGTCTTCTTTTTTGgcataatattttcaccacAATTGTGACTGCAAGTTACCTAAAGAGATTTTTGGCATTGGCTTGCTCGACAATAGGTTAGTATTAATTGTAAAATCGCTTATGTATGACATTGCAGGTAAAGTATCGTTTGAGCAGTCCAGAGGATTATTTAAAATGAGCAAATGCATGTGACACCACAATGCCATTTTCCGCGCATACGCATAAAGATGCTGAATGTAACATTCCATAGAATTCTATTTAGGCAACGAGAATCTCCATCATTGCCCTTACCTCCACATTCTCCGATACCTTTTGGGATTGTACCAGCCATGATTCAAAGGTAATAAACGAGAAAAAATCAATCGGTTTGCAATGCATGCCCTAGCTGTCACTGTAAATTTGCATGTTTGAACATCGTTCCGCAAGATCATTCACTCCTCAACCCATAACGGCAAAGGACACATGTTGTTTGTGGTGCACCTTGTGACTTAGTGACTGTTATGTCTAACGACCCTCGATTCCAATGCAAccaattttttcattgtaaGCATTTTATTGCCGAAACGAAACGGACAGTGAgcaaattcattaaaaaattcAAGTAAGCGAGTAGACCTCGTCAAACAATTTAACTTGTCAACGGAATTCGCATACAAAGAGATGGAAAAAATATTGACACAGGTCCGATGTTTGGAcattattttacagaaatactataaaatgaaattacaaatttattaataaaaataagtaagcGAGTAGAACTCGTCACACATAAGTTAATTCGTCAACGAAATTCGCATACAaagatatggaaaaaaattattgacacAGGTCCAATGTTTGGACatgattttacagaaatagtataaaatgaaattacaaatttattaataaaaataagtaagcGAGTAGAACTCGTCACACATAAGTTAATTCGTCAACAAAATTCGCATACAaagatatggaaaaaaattaGTGACACAGGTCCGATGTTTGGACatgattttacagaaatactataaaatgaaattacaaatttattaataaaaataagtaagcGAGTAGAACTCGTCACACATAAGTTAATTCGTCAACGAAATTCGCATacaaagatatgaaaaaaaattactgacACAGGTCCGATGTTTGGACATGACTAAATTAAGAAATGTTACATAATCGATATAATTTAAGTATTCCACCGGAACATGATATAATAGagaagtggttttcaaacgatgGGGGTGGGGAATTGGCGGTCTTTGACAATTTTTAAGGGGGTATAAAgcttaattgaataaatatgtgagaTTTGAAtttgcccgtcttattttgaatatatatgttccATCCACACATGCTGTGAATAAAACATACAtacgccttactatctgttattcgtAGCTTATTTTAGCTACAATTATTTTTAAGGTGGGTtgcaaaacttgaaaattctaaaaagggggctcatcttaaaaattttgagaaccaCTATCATGGAGTGTAAAacgcttttttgttttcagtcaTGATACTTGTTTTTCACAACTATCGAAGAGGGTTTTATTCACAGAAAGCTAAGTTCAACAAAAATTATGATGAatgtatatttataaaattaaatacataaaCCTCCCCCACGAATAATCCATTCTGTAATTCTACTGGCAAATCCAAAATTATGTTAGCATTTTAATTAAGTTAATGCTGTCAGTATTTTAATTAGAATAAATGTATTCGCTCAATATTGTATTTTGAGCAAAGAAATCTGTTTTTGATGCAATCTAATGCTGTCAGCtgtttttctgataaatttgcTGCCACTGATGTCTAATTTAAATTTGCAAGCCTTTTCTTAAAGTCCTTTCTGAATTTCTTTCTCTCATTAAATAGCTTTGCATGAATTATTCTCAATTTACTTTTCCTGTCTTTAACGCCTGACAGTATATTCTCCTTTTGGAGAAATTCTTCAATGTCTTTGTAACCTGCATAGCAATTTAGAACGCATTAGTCTGAGAATAATGTAAACTGCTCAAGTCCTCGTCATCCAACAAACTTTCTATTTTCTGACTGATATTTAACAGACAAAAAGTAAACTTTACTAGGCAATCTACCGGTATTATTTTCACCAGAAGTGTCTTCAATACAAGACTCGAAATGAGTTAACAAAGCTGCAGTGTCACTGCTTGACCATCTAACATATTGTCGTTTTCTGCGCTTAGTTGAAGTACTTGGCATATCTGAAACCAAATAAATGACACACTCATTAAATGATTTTCCCCCAACACCAAACTATTTAGCTTTTATACGTAGTTTCATATATTAGTGCACTTTTCAAGACTTGGATAGAAATACTTACCATGACACATCTCAAATTCAGTATTCAATCCCAATCCTGATGGCATACTGTCATCTTCAACACCCGGCGTTTGTGATACTGCAGATGATTCTCCTTCTACACTATTTCCTTCTTCTAAATCTCCTGTTATGTCTGGCTCTTCCGTCCCTGAATTAAAAAGGTTCATCTATACCAACCCATGATTATAATAACATACCAAATTTCTCACCTTCGACTTGCATGCCATCCAATGATGCAAAGTAACTCCCAACTTTCGTAACCTCTTGTATACCGAGTTGACACTGGTATACATTCTTATTGATATCTTCTGTGTGTCCCATGTGCTTAAAAAACGCTAGGCGTTGATCTTCCGGTATTTCCAAGCTGGCATATAAAGTTGAAGCTCGATGGCGCATTGCTGTGGCTGTGATATGTGAATTTACTCCAGCAGCATCAACTACATTTTTCACACTATGCCATCCGCTACAATGATCTAGGGATTGTTTTGTGCTTGGGAAAAGGAACATGTTTCGAATATTGATGTCAGAATCCTTTCGAATTTCGAGTTTGCAAGCATATGTGATGCTGAATCACAATCGGGTGGCACCAAAACAGGTACCATACGGTTGGTGCCTTTTCCTCCTTGGtacattattttaaatgtaCTAAGAAGTTTTTTCTCAGCGTCATTAACAAAATGGCTCTTTGAGAGTCAATCCATTTCTCCGTTTTGGCATCACACCAATCGCTCATTTGGAGTCTACATGGCTCACCCCCTCGTCGAGCATTAAAAAGAGTGAGTCTAGAGACTGTGAGGTCCCgaataaatacaaatgtttctggacaaaaaaaatcatactgATTATTCACAATCTGTTGCAATTTATCTACAGTGTAGTTTCGTATTTTTTTCACAGCGTCTTCGTCTGGTAATTTACCAGGATCTCTTTGCTTATGGTTGCGGTTTTGCAGCAGTAAATACTCAGCATCGCCAAATATGCTGATCCATTTTAGTTCAAGTACGTCAACAAACTTGTCGATTAAATCTGCGCTAGAATCATCATCACCAATTAAATAACTTCCCTTGACGACCTTCGCAGAcaatttgagcaaatttcctaCACTCACTTTAAGACCAGCCTTAAGTGTTCCATCTTCATGGGTTGTCATTGATTGTATAGCCTCTTCTAAAGCAGGGAAATTCTGCCTGCGAAACATCTCTTCAATTGGCAGAGTTTTATCATTTGTAAAAGATATAAAATGGAAGTATAGATTAGCAAGTGTACGCATTTTACACATAACTGCCTTTCGAGATTCAGCCAGTTCAATTACATCATTTTCCTGACAGAATTTACAAATCCTATCACCGCTGAACCTCGATAGCAAATCAGTGAATTCCAACCCATCTGTATCATTATTAATCAATGTTGCAGCTAACCCCTTTGTTCCCtgtataccatttttttttcccACAATTTTTTGAATGACCTAAAAAAATATCTTCTGCGCACAAAAGCTTTACACTGAGTACATATTTTGACTCCATCTTCCATCTGGCCTCTTTCACACAATAAGGTTTTTTTTTCCTTCAACATCTTCATATTATGCCCAAACATACCATCCTTTCGCATTTTCTCAAATTCAAAGGCGTGTAAATGTTTTGGCAAAGACATTGCCAATTTTACCCTTTCCTCATGTTTATGACGCATTCTCAAATGACGTGTTAACTGGCTTCGTAGTTTCCCACAATATAAGCAAGGACGCTTCggcttttttctttttttttttcaattcttcattTCTTTGCTTACAGGATTTCCTTTTCCTTGATCTATCGGAAATGACCATTAGTAGATCATATGGCGAATTTGAAGATGTGGAAGACAGAGGCACAAATTCACTATCATAGTCACTGATAACAGCATCTTCAGTTTCTGAATCTTaacatggaaacaaaaattaaatttattccagAAAGGAATGAATTATTGAGGATTGATAAAATACATACCTGTATCGTGTGAGTAGTGTCTGATCTGAACTGCATGTCGAACAGGAGTTTCTTGTTGACTATCTGAAgagtgaaatataaaaattaaccCGTATGATTCAGTCAATTACAGATATAAACAGGATCagtttgttaaataattttggCCGAATTTTTGCTGGCAATTATGAATGAAACTTTTGAGTTGGGGTTGCACAAGACTAACTCCCTATCTTCTCTCtatacatttataaatgaaACTGATAATTGAAGGTTTGGCTTCAGCTATATTTCATCTAACTATTAAGCAACTTTTGtattgcaaattaaaaaaaaaatatcaaattcaacGAATTAAATCACTTTTGCAATAACTACACTCAAGAtgtatatcaggggtggccaaccagCCAGAAACGAAGAGCCGCATTTTCGTATTTTGATAACGCGAAGAGCCGCATTATAAACCGGAACATACATGAACATCAGATATACCTATATTCAGCTGTGCGACAATGCtggtttattttattaaatatcactAACCAACATGATTATGACATAAATTTGAAAGCCATTTATTTTTATGCATGCTACTTAGTGGGAATTATGATATGTCGTTGTAGTCAATCGAAGCAGTTCTTTTACATGGGTTTTCATCGTAACAAATGAATGCTTTGATTTCACGTCTTCTATGGTAGAAAACACAGATTCGCAGACGTATGTTGATCCAAACATTGACAATACCATATGTGCGACTCGTTTAACATTGGCGTATTTTTCCATGGGCATGCTTCTCACTAACTCAATGGCCTCTTCCCATAATTTAAAGCGCATTGCAGTTGGTCTTCCTCATCAAAAAGTAGATTATCTTCAACTCGGTTGCAGCCTCATCTGAGGCTAGAAGGAATTTTAAACTAACCGTCTCAGAATTAAATGAGTCGTCCTCGACATATACTAATTTACCCAAACGCAAACAAATTTCTCGCAGAACTACGATTACGAGAGTGCGTCTCACAACAAAGAATTTAATTGTGACCTAATAAAGAACAATTGCATTGTAAAGTGGATGAAAGCGTATCTT
The genomic region above belongs to Styela clava chromosome 13, kaStyClav1.hap1.2, whole genome shotgun sequence and contains:
- the LOC144431300 gene encoding uncharacterized protein LOC144431300; translated protein: MDDSLLEVEDSQQETPVRHAVQIRHYSHDTDSETEDAVISDYDSEFVPLSSTSSNSPYDLLMVISDRSRKRKSCKQRNEELKKKKKKAEASLLILWETTKPVNTSFENAS